The nucleotide window TTGATCTTttatctttctcctttttgttgtgtGTGTCTGTGTTCCTGGACTGTACCCATTTGTTTTCAGTTTTGGGTTCTGGGAGGAGGACAAAACCATTCTTTGTGTCTAGATTTATGCACTGTTTCTTAAGCACTTGTAATTGGATTTGGCTGCTACTCTCATTTCTGAGACTATTTCCCCTACCCAATATTTAGCTTATGGTTTCCTCCAAATCTAATGAAATGATCACAGAGAAGCTAATGATATTATTAATTTGTTATCTGATTTTGTGAGAGTGCAAAGTAGTTACACCACCAAATTTATATTTTAGATTATGGATTTGAATCCTTATTCTAAAAATTTGTAACCCAATGGTATATCGGATTAGTTTATAGAGTTCAAATTCTCATCCTAAAATTGAGTTCAAATTTTTatcctaatattttttaaaaatgtgtCTGATAGCTAAACCAAGGCATTGAATCTTATCTTTGCCACTTAATTTTACTCATATAAATCCAATTATTTAgctgctttttttttctttttgtactaAACTAGCTAACTAGTGGTTGGATTTGTGATTAGTATATGTGATTAACTTATTttctctaaaaaaaattaaaaatgaaagataAAACACCCCATTTACATAACACAGGTAaatgtttttttgttattttattttagatgatTTTTTGAAAACTCTATCAAATGTTTTGTTACATCCTATGAATTGGTCCATAAGCGAATAAGTTCAATTTATCAGttataatatttatgaataaaCTTTAGTGTTTTGGTGGAAATTTAAATGCATTATAAGCCTAGCAAATACACTATAACCAATATAGAAGTTTTATCTAAACCAACATCAGCATCGTATTCCACCTCAGCATCGTTGGTGAAGCCCGATCTAGTCAACAAACCTCCGCTCACAATTGGGCAAGCCAAACGATCCCTTCGACGCACTTCCGGCAACATCAATCTGAAGCAACGAACTCCGGCAACATCAATCTCGTTGCTGAGGTCGCTTTCTTCCCTGCGACTGCTGCGGCAATTCCTCGGCGACTTCTTCCGCTGCCGTTCAGCACTTTCCACCGTCTCTCCTTGAGTCGCAGCCACAGCCGCTTGACCATCCCGTCGCTACCTCGTCAGACTCATCAAGGATCACCATCACAGTCCACTTCCCTTACCGGAGTCGACTTCCCATCACCTGTGCAGAACCCCTCTACTCTCTCCGGCAGCTTCAGTTGCGGGATCctttgcccccccccccccccccccccccccccgccaagAACGAGTTGTCTGCCAACTATATGATAAAGTTGGCCATTCTGTAAAAGTCTGTAGAACTCAACCCAGACTTCCTCCACCATCATATTGGTCTCACGTAAATCTTATAACTACTATGAATATTGGTCAACAAAATTGGATTATGGACTCTAGTGCATCTAATCACATTActtctgatcttcaaaacttgtccatccataacaactatagcgaaaatgaagacatcatcatcggtgatagtAACGACATTCCTATTATTCATACTGGTTTCACAATGCTTACTTCATATGATGGAATCTCATTTCTATTTCTTAATTATACAAACAaaacaatacttcaattgaattctttcctaactcatttcttgtcaaggatttgagtacgggggcatccttggtccgtgGCCAAAATAAGGACAATATTTACGAGTAATCATCAGTTTCACAGATCACCTAGCCCATTGCCTACTCGTATGTCGTAGCTCCAACTGATTTGTGGCATTGTCATCTGGTCATCCCTCATTCTCTATCCAACAAAAACTCTTATTATTCTTTCCTACGCTTACATCTAATAGCATGatcactcattgtgatgcttgtttaagcaataaaagtcataaactttcTTTTGGAATATCATCTATATCTTACTCTAAACCTTTTAAAgtaatttatactgatgtttgggcccCTGCCCCAATcacttcttttgataagtttagattttatattattttcgtagATTATTTCaccaagtacacatggttataccctctcCACCATAAATTTGACGTTTCAATaatctttaccaactttaaaaGATTGGTAAGAACTTCTTTTAGTTTATAATTGAAATAGTTTATTTTGATGGTGGCGACCAATATCAAGTCCTCACATCCCGTCTCTCTGCTTATGGTAtataacaccttaagtcacccccataTACTCCTCAACTTATTGACTCTATTGAACGCAAACATCatcatatagttgaaactggtctcacactcttACATCATGCTTCCATGCCATCAATTTTTTAGACTACAACATTTCAAGCTGTCGTTTACCTCATCAATTGTATGCTCACTTCAGTCCTCCAATATGAGtcactatttgaaaaactatttcataaatccCCTAACCTTTAGAAACTTCAAGTGTTcggctgtttatgttatccatggcttcatccctatgcctcacataagataaCACCAAAATCTAAACTTTGTGTTTTTATTGGTTATTCTCTTACACATAATACATTTCGATGCTACAAACCCtaatctcaaaaagtctttatacctcgacatgttatttttatagagactatCTTTCTATTTCAAAATCCTAAGTCTCAGGCTATGCGACCTACTCCCATAAATATATATCACTGGAGTACACCGTCAGTCCTGTCAACCAAGTCTCCCACAACACATCCAGTTCTTCTCCCCCGGATCTTCACTCTGTTCTTCTCCCGGTTCAATAGCTCCTCGCCCTTATTCTCGGAAACATAATCATTACCTTTATCCTCTCTTGGGACTAATAACACTGACTTCCCTCAGCATGCCTCAACCAATGCCAGTGTGTCTCTACCGCCTATACCTACAACACACCCTATAGTTtttggacatccaatgacaacatgctCTAAAAGTGTTATCTTTAAACCACGGCGAGTCCTTGACCTATATGCTATCACAAAAACCTCGTTAGAGGTCACTGAACCTATcataattactcaagcccaaaaaactCCATACTGGCGTaaagctatgtgtgaagaatatgatgccctcatCCATAATTCTACTTGGTTCCTctctcatcccacacaaaatatcattaggtgtaagtgggtctttcgaattaagtagaATCCAAATGAATCCATTGTCAAATATAAAGTacgtctagtggccaaagggtttcatcaatgacttAATGTTTACTTTACAGAGATATTTAGTcccattgttaaacccacaataatCCGACTTATTCTGAGTTTAGCATCTCAAAAGGTTGACATTTACGATAACtcaatgttaacaatgcctttttatagggaACCCTCACTgatgatgtctttatgcagcaacctcctagcttcatccaccctcaatatccaaggcatgtttgtaaactacaaaaagctatttatgaacttcgtcaagctccacgaGCTTGGTACATCGAACTTAGCTTATTTTTGACATCAATTGGCtttatcaactccaagtctgatacatcgctatttctccatcaccaaagtggtaatataatatatcttctggtatatatggatgatattattgtcatgggaaacaatcctatggaaatcaagacattcctcaagcatttagtagatcgattctcccttaaagatttaggacccttgagctattttttgggagtggaagcaacatacacgTCTTCGGGACTCTTcctatcataaagaaagtatattcaagatctattatcaaagatGAACATGCAAGATGCCAAAGTAGTTACAACTCCTCTGTCTACTAGCGAGTCACTCAAACTATATGATGGAAGCCCTACTACGGATCCAACTCAATACCGACGTACTTGACTCTttacagtacttatctctcacccgcCTTTATATCTCATTTgcgatcaataaattatcataattcatgcatcgatcatctactatgcattggtctatagTTAAAAGAATCTTGTGATATCTTcacgggaccctcaatcatggtctcttttttcgcaaacactcaccccttcatctccatgcctttgttgataCTGACTGGGCAGGAAACTTTGATGACAGAATATTCACGTTAGggtatattatctttcttggagctaatccaattagttagagttctaagaagtaaaaaagagttgcacgatctacaactaaagctgaataccGTGATATTGCAAccgctgcagaactcaattgggtcacgaatCTACTCAAAGAACTTGACATCACCTCTACCTCTActtctacaatatattgtgataatgttggagtCACTTCCCTATGCATCAATCCAGTATTCAACTCACGCATGAAGCACAtaaccatcgactttcacttcgtacgAGCACATAACCAgttttacacacacacacacacacacacatatatatatatatatatatatatatatatatatatatatggctgatcaactagcaaactcactcatgaagcctcttgcccgtaaactattttctttacatcgatccaagattgacatccttgataggagcattaTCTTGCGGGAGCATGATAGTAGCTAAAATTTTCCATGATAGCTGCCAAGATTTCTCCAACTACATAAGGAAATATCACTATTCTGTTAAGAAAAATCCTTTCTCCTGTATAAATAAAGGGTAcaatatcaaatatatatatatatatatatatatatatatatatatatatatatatatatctttcttcatttcattcttatttttaatattttttgcaACTGCTTGGATACTTGACTTAGTGATTCCTCTTTTGTGGCATTTTAGTTCCCAACTGCATCTTGATAACTGGATTGTTATGCATGATTATTTGTGTTACTGAATTTGATACCTGAATTATCAATATCTGTGCACGATACATGAAGTACCTATTCGATAAATGGCAGATATCAATGAACACCCTATTTGGATCTTGTAGCTTTCTCCAATAATTTATTGTGAACTAGTTATCATTGCCGAGCCAATAAATTTGTTCTTGACTTTATTAGATAAATTAGCACTTAGCCTTGAACTAACACATGCCTTAAAGATGTTTGTGTTATTTTCATATTAATGTTTATGAAGTTGTTTTCTCTGTGTTCACTATTTCATGTGTTTCACGTCTGTGGGTCCACATCTTCTGACTAATTCTCTGAAAGGGGAACCTGAACTAATTTCAACTCCAGTAATATTAAAAGTCTCTTTCAATTTCTTCCTATTCATTCTGCTTCTGCATTTTCTGTTACTTGGTTTAGTTTATTTCTGCATTTTATAATCCATCTAACTAGTAGGCAATCTTCACTATCGCTTTTGACAAATGTTGTTATACTCTGTGTTCCTGGAACTCGCCTTCACTACCATGACTTGCGCTAAAAGATATAGCGTATCCATGGAAACATTTTGGCTCACATTCATCCCCTCATCAAGTGTATTTTGTTCTATAGGTTTTACCAGAACATCTCAGATATAGGGATGCACTTTAATCGGTAAGTTGACTCCATTTTAGTAGATTCTCAGCTGGAAGTCCAGATGAACTCTTTTTGCCTGACATGTTGATGGTCCAAAGTGTTGTGCTGCAGATCGTTGTTTTAATCTGTCTCCAGAGAGAGCTGCTGCCTAAATCTTCCAAGTTAAAAAACGATGAACTGCTCAGAGATGGCGCCTGATACCATTTGGCTATTAGTTATTGTGCTTGATGGTTGGGAAATTTTGTCAGAGTTCATCTTGCTTCTGCAATTACAGGCTCAAAAACTCAAGACAGTATCGAGAACTACCATCTGCTAATTAGGCCTCTCGCACACCAGCAATATTAACTGATTCTACTCATTAGAGTGGACGAGGCAATCGACACACGGCAGACAGAGATCCTCTATCTCCAAGGAACTCGCGATGAACATGGGACAGAGGAAATCCTGTCACAGAAAATAGAGCTCAGTTGTGTGCATCAGATCTTATGCTTATATTTGGACCTATAAAAAGAGATAAGTGCATTATACGTCAGTGAAttaagttttcttttttcatCTTATGGGTGAGTAATGCGAGATCAGATGTATGGAGGTATGACATCTTCATCCTATGAGTTTACTCTACTCAGATAAAATAAGAATATttattctaattattatttttaaaaataatcatggttCCTCGTCCTAAATTATTAATATGTGATGGGCAATGGATAACGTAGCCAGCGAGCCGTCAACGAAGCCGACCCACACTGCGTTACACAACGAGTCAGTTGAGACGTGCTCATGATCCGGGTGCGGCTCTCGCGCACGCTGTCCACCGAGAGGCCGCGCGAGCAGGGCCCAGGCGCTTGGGAATCGCCTACCTGCTCCACCGGCATCAGGCGCAAGTCTCGCGCGCGAGGTCAATCGATTGCACGAGGCCAGGCGTGAAGCCCGCGCACGCGAGGTCTCATCTCATGGCTTTCTCCTCCGTTTGGCTGTCACATTCATCGCCGTAACAAGTTGAGAACAAGCCAATTTCTCGAAACGACTCGTTCAGTTAAGACTGCTGTATAAACAGCACCAGTCGTCTCCTCTTCAGCTATATAAAGCAGCAGTCTCTACCCGTCCACGCGCCATCACCTCTTCCTCCCTAGGCAAGTATGGAGTGCCACAGAAACTCTGCCACCACAACTGGTTCCTTGAGCTGCCTGTGTGTGCTCCTCCTGCTGTTTAGCGTCCATTTGAAAGCCTGTAATGGAGCAAGAGTGGCTCCTCAAGACTCAAAGAGCACAGAGTTCATAAGAGCCTCTTGTGCCGCCACCATGTACCCGGACCTCTGCTTCAGCTCCCTCTCGTCCTACGCCAGCACCATCCGGACCAGCCCCGTGCAGCTCGCTGACGTCGCCCTCTCCGTCAGCCTCGCCGGCGCCCGCTCCGCCTCGGCCGCAATGTCGAGGTCGATCGCCGGCCGGGGCATGGCGCCGCGCGTGGCGGCCGCAGTGAAGGACTGCCTGGAGACCATGGGAGACTCGGTGGACGAGCTCCGGGAGTCGCTGGCGGCCATGGGGCACGTGGCGGGGCGCAATGCGGCGTACCAGATCAACAGCATCCAGACGTGGGTGAGCGCGGCGCTCACCGACGAGGACACCTGCGTCGACGGGTTCGCCGGCGGCGCCATGGACGGCGAGGTCAAGAACATGGTGAGAAGCCACGTCGTGTACGTGGCGCAGCTGTCGAGCAACGCGCTCGCCCTCGTCAATGGCCTTGCCACCTCCATCTCCCGCCCTTGATGCCAATGAGGGAGTACATATGGTTTGCTGAGAAAGAAATAGTATGACTTggtttgactatatatatatatatatatgtttatatacaaaATGTTGTCATGTCCAGGGATCATGAGAACGTATTGGATGTCATGAAAAAAGATTATATTCGATGAGTTCTGCAATTATATatgtttattaaaataaaaaggatTATTAGATTAATGTAGATAACTTAATTATATGTATATTCCCGTAGTGAAATAACAAAATATCTAAATACAGTATAGTCAAAAGCAAGATATAGACAAAAGTACAAATACatgatgaatatatatttatgtacattGATTTTTTTGAGCTGAAACGTTGATTTTTTAGGGTAGCACGTATGAGTGCAAAGTGTGGAAACAACGtatttatcattataaattttaatattatacatCCCTCCAAATGTTAGAATATAAACTTTTAAAGTTTGTGTTTTTGTTCCTATTTGTTATAAAAAGTAAAATCATCCATATGTGTTTTTGTTCCTATTTGTTATAGATGTTTTCTTTTCCCAAAGTCAACTTTTGGTGACCTTAAATTAGTGGTAGAGCGTTTGTGATCATTTCCAAAAGTCAATTATTGGTGAACTTTGTGTAAATGGTAAAACCTTTGTGATCAATAAAAAACCCACAAAGGTTTacacaaatattatatataatatatatataattctaaaaataataaaaagtggGTTCAGCCGCTATAGCTGACTGACTCTGTGTATTAGATAAGATTTTATTGGATCCATCCAAAAGTTCTGCATCTCATCACCAATACTCAATGTTGCCTTGTGTCAACACTCAATTGTGAGATGCACGCTAAGGGTTCGGATCTAATTCTTTCTCCCATATTCTCATCTTCACTATTCGATCAACATGATTTAACATGTTGCTCCACTTGTTCTTATGAAAAGGGATCAGTATTAGAATCTCATAAAATTGATCTTTGGAGTTTCTGGTACTCGTATGATTCCTGCACCTGACTGTGGATCAAATCAACTGGACCCGTTGTGATGCTATTAACTCCCCTTCGATGCTGAGTCAAAGGATATTGTATGCCGTTCGAGCTTCATGAGCTTGAAATAAAAGCCAAAAGAGTAAGATTCATAGTAAAGCAAACACAATAATTCTTCATGTTCACTTCGTCTAGGGGTCGTTTCATCCTCGTGGATGAGAAGGGAACCTTTAGGTTCTCCTTAATGGACTTTCTTAAGAAAGAAAGAGGTATAGCAGATATCTTCTTATAGCATAGCATCATCTGAGCCTAAGGTTGTTGTAACAATGGAGCAAACCTATGATCACCATCTTTTGACATCGAGCATGGTTTCGTCGTTATCTTGGCGATGGAACCAATTCGGTCATACGAGTATGTGCTCCACTTTACTAAGAAATCATGGTGCAAAAGATAACGATACTGTTTTGAGAAGGCTGAGATAGAGACATCGATATTATTTCTTCTCCAACTGTATGATTGATGTTGCACTTTCTTCCTTCACTGTTAAGGTTGGATATTATTATAATCTAAAatattacattattttattttgagttgttttatatacatatatatatatatataatttaaaattacttTACATTTCATATAATAAAATAGAATGGTAATACTAAATCATCATATCGCTAAATCTCACCATTGGGTGAAGGCCCTACCTAACATGTCAAAAGTCAGAAACCACAAGAAAACCGCTTTACATCTAAATGTTCAAATGATCCCATCTACAAACCTACAGGTTTGGTTCAATAATTCACGTAACCCTGACTAAATAATAAATCATGGTGTCTTGTCCACTCGTTTGTCTTACAATATGGCCGACAAGATGTAATTTTCCTCATCGTTACGTCAGTTAAAGGACACGCAACCCATGCGACCGTCTATATACGACTCTCAAAGTTGTATCTTTTAGACAATCCTTCAAATTAACAAGTCATACTCATCGTCAATCCATGTCACCTTTACATTATTTTAAGTTCTCATAAATTTACTTCTTTCGAAATTTATCTAATAAGCTTTTGGATCCTCAATAATTAATGAGCCaagtatattataaatttatataattactttttttaaatttaattcttaattataaatttttatattattactgATTCGAATGACATTATCTAAAATCCTACGACACCCTTATGATATTAGTCTATGAAAATAGAAAACAAGACTCTTAATGACCAACAATcgtcaaagaaaaatagaaaaaagagaGTAATTCAACAGACAAACTTTATACATTTTATTGCCAGCATAAAAAACAACTGATAAGCTATTCCTCAAGTTCACCATTAACGAGTGTCAAAGGGCTTGAGTGCCAATAGCGCTAACTTCTCTCCTTTGTTTTATAGACGGATAAAGCTCGAGAATAACCGAAGGAAGGAAGAATAGAGTCTTAGGTGCAATCAGTTACGCTATTTGCATCGGAATCATAGAAAGCTTCACGTAATCATACAGAATACAGAGAGATCAAGCAGGGACGGATGTATCAATTGGACGCCGGGAGATCGAGGCGGAGGCCGGCAGAGGCGAGGAGGGCACGGGCGGCGGAGAGCTGGCGGGAGAGAGTCTCGATGCGGAGGAGGTCCTCCCGGGCCTGCGCCACCGCCTCGGCCTCGAGCTCCCCCAGCTCAACGCAGAGACGCTCCTCGGCTTCCTCGACCGCCCGCAGCCGCTCCCGGGTGCGCTCCAGCTCGCCCCGCAGCGCCTCCTCCCGCTCCCTCCCCTCCCTCGCCGCCCTCTCCAGCTCCTCGTTCTGCCGTATCAGCTCCGCCACCTCCAGCGCCGCCATGGGGTGGGTCTCCTCCGAAAAGGGGAGAAGGCCGTGGAGTTCGACTGTGCAGGTGTCGTCGGGCGAACAGTACGAGCTGCTGTTGTCTGCCGGAGTGGTGTCCAATGCTTTGGGAGGATTTTGGGGTCCCGTCCTCTTTATAGCCGAGGTTGCGTCCGGATTCAATGAACCAGAGCGCTCCGTGTAGCCACTTGGGTCACGCAATAAGCAGCGACTGGACGTACCGGGGGTGACCTTCTAAATGTACACCTCTGGTTCGCAACTCCAATCGTGCCTTAAGTGGCTCGATGGTTATCAGCATATCCGTCCACCCGTCGCACCAACCGTTCCGTCTGTGCTAACGGGGACGACTTTTGCTCATCTTTAATCTTCCCATTCTATAATATTAAATCTCCCATtgcattatatattttttatataaaaataatataataatacaaggggaatttataattattaaataataaaaatagtatAGTAATATGTAATTGTCAAAAAGGAGATCTATCCGAAAAATTCTTTTGCATAACTTGCCAACTGaaacaattaaaaaaaatactatttgtTTATTATCTTCCTATTTATTTAACAAACGATAAATACCGAAGTCAGATTTTTATTTTAGGATTATGTAATATTTGTTTGAGTTAGTTTTAGCATCGAATTCATTTATTGAATTTTATTTACTAGTGATTCAATCTTGCTTAGTTGATTTTCCATTTGTTCTAATTTGATGATAACAAAATTATTGATGTCTTGATCAGTTCGACATGATTTAGACCTgtatgtataggatttttcgaatTACATCTGAAATGAAAATGTCGAGCTCCCGATGTGTCATATGTATGAAGACTAATGTAGAAAAAGGTTTTCCAACCCGATCTTTTTTATGCTCAAGTTAGTAACTCTAAGTCTTCTCTCGTTAAGTTAAGAATACTTTTTTATACTTGATTGTGGAGgcagaatattttatgaaatattttgggatgaaaaatactttgtcGAATAATTTTTGAAAACTTATCGAACCGATGTGTATTTTATGAAATATATGGACTCTATATATGTATTTTCTATcacaatcttttcttttttttttgaagtttctTGAATCTAATCAAATAGTAGTAAAATCGGGCACACCATTTGGTTTTTTTGGTTACTACGGAATTAACTTTCGGTATTACGAAATTTAGATAAAAATCAGTCTCCCATAAAATAAACCAAAACATGCTGCACAATTGACAATAAACAAGGAGGAAAAGCTACAAAGTCACCTGCGATGAGAATGCATGCGTGATGGTGATATATGGACATGCAGGTGGGCAAATAACTATGTTAATTTGATTGCGA belongs to Musa acuminata AAA Group cultivar baxijiao chromosome BXJ3-5, Cavendish_Baxijiao_AAA, whole genome shotgun sequence and includes:
- the LOC135637888 gene encoding pectinesterase inhibitor 7-like, which produces MECHRNSATTTGSLSCLCVLLLLFSVHLKACNGARVAPQDSKSTEFIRASCAATMYPDLCFSSLSSYASTIRTSPVQLADVALSVSLAGARSASAAMSRSIAGRGMAPRVAAAVKDCLETMGDSVDELRESLAAMGHVAGRNAAYQINSIQTWVSAALTDEDTCVDGFAGGAMDGEVKNMVRSHVVYVAQLSSNALALVNGLATSISRP
- the LOC135639071 gene encoding protein RESPONSE TO LOW SULFUR 2-like yields the protein MAALEVAELIRQNEELERAAREGREREEALRGELERTRERLRAVEEAEERLCVELGELEAEAVAQAREDLLRIETLSRQLSAARALLASAGLRLDLPASN